In Methanolobus chelungpuianus, a genomic segment contains:
- the sepS gene encoding O-phosphoserine--tRNA ligase has product MRFNPDEIKEWAGKDFDQAWTEGKKFIKRSGLNEQYPHMSLRYGKPHPIYETISRLREAYMRMGFEEMMNPLIVDEREVHKQFGHEALAVLDRCYYLAGLPRPNVGISDERIEAIRAILGNVDDEAIETIRKIFHAYKKGDVEGDDLVPEISAAINISDSLIVEMIDQVFPEFKELVPQSTRKTLRSHMTSGWFISLSSLAERASPPFHFFSVDRCFRREQDEDAARLMTYYSASCVIADENVTVDHGKAVAQGLLSQFGFEKFMFRPDDKRSKYYSPDTQIEVFAYHPKLVGSKTKYSDGWVEVATFGIYSPTALAQYNIPFPVMNLGLGVERLAMILYNATDVRELAFPQIAQYSEWRMGDDELARLIYVENVPETEQGKEIADSIVAICEAHGSTPSPCEFPAWEGEISGKHVKVSVVEPENDTKLCGPAVFNEVVVFKNDILGVPDNKKWKEALENHSARTGVRFLDAFAAQAARDIENAIASGESEVETRVRIVKVPSEINIRLEPLANYYITSNNKKIDVRGPVFTTVRATIG; this is encoded by the coding sequence ATGAGATTCAACCCTGATGAGATTAAGGAATGGGCCGGCAAGGATTTTGATCAGGCATGGACAGAAGGAAAAAAATTCATCAAAAGGTCGGGACTTAACGAGCAGTATCCCCACATGTCCCTGCGGTACGGCAAGCCGCACCCGATATACGAGACCATCTCAAGGCTGCGTGAAGCATATATGCGCATGGGTTTTGAGGAAATGATGAATCCTCTCATTGTGGATGAAAGGGAAGTCCACAAGCAGTTCGGCCATGAGGCACTCGCCGTTCTTGACAGGTGCTATTATCTGGCAGGCCTTCCGCGCCCTAACGTAGGGATATCCGATGAGCGTATAGAGGCGATAAGGGCAATCCTTGGGAACGTGGATGATGAGGCCATCGAGACCATCAGGAAGATCTTCCACGCATACAAGAAGGGCGATGTAGAGGGAGATGACCTGGTGCCTGAGATATCGGCTGCCATCAATATTTCGGATTCACTGATAGTCGAGATGATAGACCAGGTGTTCCCTGAATTCAAGGAGCTTGTGCCCCAGTCCACAAGGAAGACCCTCAGGAGCCACATGACATCCGGCTGGTTCATCAGCCTTTCGTCCCTTGCAGAACGTGCCAGCCCGCCCTTCCATTTCTTTTCCGTCGACCGCTGCTTCAGGAGAGAACAGGACGAGGATGCTGCAAGGCTCATGACCTATTATTCCGCATCCTGCGTCATTGCAGACGAGAATGTCACAGTGGACCACGGTAAGGCAGTGGCCCAGGGACTCTTATCGCAGTTCGGCTTCGAGAAGTTCATGTTCAGGCCCGATGACAAGCGCAGCAAATATTATTCGCCGGACACCCAGATAGAGGTGTTTGCGTACCACCCAAAGCTTGTGGGCTCGAAGACAAAGTACTCCGACGGCTGGGTGGAGGTTGCGACCTTCGGCATCTACTCGCCCACGGCACTCGCCCAGTACAACATACCCTTCCCGGTGATGAACCTTGGACTTGGCGTGGAAAGGCTTGCAATGATACTCTACAATGCAACCGATGTCAGGGAGCTTGCTTTCCCGCAGATCGCCCAGTACTCGGAATGGAGGATGGGAGACGATGAGCTTGCAAGGCTCATATATGTGGAGAACGTGCCTGAGACAGAGCAGGGGAAGGAGATAGCAGACTCGATAGTTGCAATCTGCGAAGCCCATGGTTCCACACCGAGCCCTTGTGAGTTCCCCGCATGGGAGGGTGAGATCTCAGGGAAGCATGTGAAGGTATCCGTTGTGGAGCCTGAGAACGATACAAAGCTCTGCGGGCCTGCGGTGTTCAATGAGGTTGTCGTCTTCAAGAACGATATCCTGGGAGTGCCTGACAACAAGAAATGGAAGGAGGCCCTTGAGAACCACTCTGCAAGGACAGGTGTGAGGTTCCTTGATGCCTTTGCTGCGCAGGCCGCCCGGGACATCGAGAACGCCATTGCCAGCGGCGAGAGTGAGGTTGAGACAAGGGTAAGGATAGTCAAAGTACCATCGGAGATCAACATCCGCCTCGAGCCGCTTGCGAACTACTACATCACCAGCAACAACAAGAAGATAGACGTGCGCGGTCCGGTATTTACAACCGTGAGGGCAACTATTGGATAA
- a CDS encoding haloacid dehalogenase, producing the protein MGDGVYMIGKISDRIRDNFEKKDAAREKSLAVSRDVVRNCRTAMFSIHKGDFEKASGLLEDSANMLENISSLLREHPDIYHAGFVEHAQQEYAEGAVLLALVKNRGDETYIIGPDELGVSYAAYLNGLADVVGELRRHTLDLIRNNRPLEGEKYLEVMEDIYGCLMMFDFPDAMTRGLRHKTDTARSLIERTRGDLTTAIGQRRLEESIRELRQ; encoded by the coding sequence ATGGGAGATGGGGTTTACATGATCGGTAAGATCTCCGACAGGATAAGGGATAATTTTGAGAAGAAGGATGCTGCAAGGGAAAAAAGCCTGGCGGTATCAAGGGATGTTGTGCGCAACTGCAGAACAGCCATGTTCAGCATCCATAAAGGGGATTTTGAAAAAGCTTCCGGGCTGCTCGAGGATTCTGCAAACATGCTTGAAAACATCAGTTCACTGCTTCGGGAACATCCAGATATCTACCATGCAGGGTTTGTGGAACATGCGCAACAGGAGTATGCTGAGGGTGCTGTGCTGCTTGCGCTCGTGAAGAACAGGGGAGATGAAACGTATATCATCGGCCCTGATGAGCTGGGGGTCAGCTATGCAGCATATCTTAACGGCCTGGCTGACGTGGTGGGCGAGCTCAGGAGACATACCCTTGACCTTATAAGGAATAACAGACCCCTGGAAGGAGAGAAATACCTTGAGGTCATGGAAGACATATACGGATGTCTCATGATGTTCGATTTCCCGGACGCCATGACACGCGGGCTCAGGCATAAGACCGACACAGCGCGCTCGTTGATCGAGAGGACCAGGGGCGACCTTACAACAGCCATAGGGCAGCGGAGACTGGAAGAGTCCATCCGGGAGTTAAGGCAGTAG
- a CDS encoding UPF0147 family protein: MSDFEQVIAECKQKLEYIANDNSVPRNIRRSANEVLETLSNGKEPLFLRTSSSISILEDISNDPNIPVHTRTLIWDVASQLETIPVDE; encoded by the coding sequence ATGTCAGATTTTGAGCAAGTCATTGCGGAGTGCAAGCAGAAATTGGAATATATAGCCAATGATAACTCCGTTCCTAGAAATATCAGGCGTTCTGCGAATGAAGTTCTGGAAACATTGAGCAACGGAAAAGAGCCCTTATTCCTGAGGACCTCATCAAGTATATCCATACTTGAAGACATCAGCAACGACCCTAACATCCCTGTCCACACAAGGACCCTCATCTGGGATGTAGCCAGCCAGCTTGAAACTATCCCTGTTGACGAATAA
- a CDS encoding Sjogren's syndrome/scleroderma autoantigen 1 family protein: MSDMDDDKIQMISRMLEIGGTMLAQHCDSCGAPMFRYKGDVFCPVCKEVDDPRTRLQPKTSAEASPSIKAIGTPVTEHIVPHNVSHSVDAQEHIKEATPVPAGPKKTPAHQEGSAAKELEDLLMQKMVSLARSMQDEADIRKMSDALDILERGISLIEKMKRTL, encoded by the coding sequence ATGTCAGATATGGACGATGACAAAATACAGATGATATCCAGGATGCTGGAGATCGGCGGTACGATGCTTGCACAGCACTGTGATAGTTGCGGGGCGCCCATGTTCAGGTATAAGGGGGATGTCTTCTGTCCCGTATGCAAGGAAGTTGATGACCCGCGCACAAGACTGCAGCCGAAGACATCCGCAGAAGCGTCTCCTTCGATCAAGGCGATCGGCACTCCTGTGACAGAGCATATAGTTCCGCATAACGTCTCTCATTCTGTCGACGCTCAGGAGCATATAAAGGAAGCCACTCCTGTGCCAGCTGGTCCGAAAAAGACCCCTGCACATCAGGAGGGGTCGGCGGCAAAGGAACTCGAAGACCTGCTGATGCAGAAGATGGTATCCCTCGCGCGCTCCATGCAGGATGAGGCCGATATCCGGAAGATGTCTGATGCGCTGGACATTCTCGAGCGCGGCATCTCTCTTATAGAGAAAATGAAAAGGACGCTCTGA
- a CDS encoding DEAD/DEAH box helicase → MPDYIRHPLIRPNAVEQRLYQLDLAGKALGAPTLVVLPTGMGKTIIALLVIASRLEKAGGKVLLLSPTKPLVEQHASFLKKVLLIPEEEILTFTGSTSPSARAELWEKGRVIVSTPQVIENDILTKRISLEDVTHITFDEAHRATGNYAYTYIAERYFQLAKDPLCLGITASPGSSEEKIAEVCQALHIESVAVKTESDRDVAPYIHKKEIEWKRIDLPAEMREIRDLLNKVLEDRYKRLEDAGYPIHNSRYVSKKDLLALQQKLQGELRGSPDPSVYTAISIMAEIMKISHAVEITETQGLGALRMYMERLDNEAGSKNGSKASKRLAEDLYFRQAVNRLKGCDCEHPKMEHVKHIVLDQIKSSPDSRVIVFANYRDTAEMITTALAEIELIKPIRFVGQASKYKDKGLTQKQQVGIIEKFKSGEYNTLIATSVAEEGLDIPSTDLVLFYEPIPSEIRSIQRKGRTGRKHEGRVVVLITRGTRDEGYYWSSQSKEKKMLSNMSELQNMMPARTAESFSDIPEAADGIAGTADRKEQVTLFDFGNDTVKIVVDQREVKSSVARELERAGVDIMLRTLEVGDYILSDRVAAERKSCEDFTGSLIEHKLFEQISNLARAYEKPVLVIEGENLFNTRNLSPNAIHGALSSIALDFGLAVFHTRDAQDTASLLKQIAKREQTDEKRDVSMHGKKSSMMLPEQQEYIISSISDIGPKAARSLLMHFGSVENVIKADYEDLLKVKNIGPKTAGRIREIVSSEYK, encoded by the coding sequence ATGCCCGACTATATCAGACATCCCCTGATCAGGCCCAATGCTGTGGAACAGCGCCTCTACCAGCTCGACCTTGCCGGAAAAGCCCTGGGCGCACCTACGCTGGTAGTGCTCCCCACGGGCATGGGAAAGACCATAATAGCGCTTCTTGTCATCGCTTCACGCCTTGAGAAGGCTGGAGGGAAGGTCCTGCTGCTCTCGCCCACAAAGCCGCTTGTGGAGCAGCACGCATCTTTTTTGAAAAAGGTGTTGTTGATACCGGAAGAAGAGATACTCACGTTCACCGGGAGCACGAGCCCTTCTGCAAGGGCGGAACTCTGGGAGAAGGGGCGCGTCATCGTATCCACTCCCCAGGTCATCGAGAACGACATACTTACAAAGCGCATCAGCCTTGAGGATGTCACTCACATCACCTTTGATGAGGCACACCGGGCAACAGGCAACTATGCCTACACATACATCGCCGAGAGATATTTCCAGCTTGCAAAAGACCCACTCTGCCTGGGTATCACTGCAAGTCCCGGAAGCTCCGAAGAGAAGATAGCAGAGGTCTGCCAGGCCCTGCATATCGAGTCAGTTGCGGTGAAGACCGAATCAGACAGGGATGTGGCTCCCTATATCCATAAGAAGGAAATCGAATGGAAGCGCATCGACCTGCCTGCGGAGATGAGGGAGATAAGGGACCTGCTCAACAAGGTGCTTGAGGACAGGTACAAGAGACTTGAGGATGCGGGATACCCCATACATAATTCCAGATATGTATCCAAAAAGGACCTGCTTGCCCTCCAGCAAAAACTGCAGGGGGAGCTGAGGGGTTCACCCGATCCGTCCGTTTACACAGCCATCTCCATCATGGCCGAGATCATGAAGATAAGCCACGCGGTGGAGATCACGGAAACCCAGGGCCTGGGAGCCCTGCGCATGTACATGGAGAGACTGGACAACGAAGCAGGCTCCAAGAACGGAAGCAAGGCATCAAAACGACTTGCTGAAGACCTGTATTTTAGGCAGGCAGTGAACAGGCTGAAAGGCTGCGATTGTGAGCACCCGAAAATGGAGCATGTGAAGCACATCGTGCTGGATCAGATAAAAAGCAGTCCGGATTCAAGGGTTATTGTCTTTGCCAATTACAGGGACACTGCAGAGATGATCACCACCGCGCTTGCAGAGATCGAACTGATTAAGCCTATCCGCTTCGTGGGCCAGGCAAGCAAGTACAAGGACAAGGGACTTACCCAGAAGCAGCAGGTCGGGATCATCGAGAAGTTCAAGTCAGGGGAGTACAACACCCTGATAGCCACATCTGTCGCGGAGGAGGGACTGGACATCCCGTCTACCGACCTCGTGCTGTTCTATGAACCCATTCCTTCCGAGATCAGGAGCATCCAGAGGAAGGGCAGGACCGGGAGAAAGCATGAGGGACGTGTTGTCGTACTCATCACCAGAGGGACCAGGGACGAAGGATACTACTGGAGCAGCCAGTCCAAGGAAAAAAAGATGCTGAGCAATATGTCCGAGCTCCAGAACATGATGCCTGCCAGGACGGCGGAAAGCTTTTCCGACATCCCGGAAGCTGCTGACGGCATAGCTGGTACTGCAGACAGGAAAGAGCAGGTCACACTTTTTGATTTCGGGAACGATACCGTAAAAATTGTGGTGGACCAGCGCGAAGTGAAGAGCTCCGTTGCAAGGGAGCTGGAAAGAGCAGGTGTGGACATAATGCTCCGGACGCTGGAAGTGGGGGACTACATACTCAGTGACCGCGTTGCTGCCGAAAGGAAGAGCTGCGAGGACTTTACAGGTTCCCTCATCGAACACAAGCTTTTCGAGCAGATATCGAACCTTGCAAGGGCCTATGAAAAGCCGGTGCTCGTCATCGAGGGAGAGAACCTGTTCAACACAAGGAACCTCAGTCCCAATGCCATTCACGGTGCTCTCTCATCCATTGCGCTTGATTTCGGCCTTGCGGTATTCCATACAAGGGATGCACAGGACACGGCCAGCCTGCTGAAGCAGATAGCAAAAAGGGAGCAGACCGATGAGAAAAGGGATGTGTCCATGCACGGTAAGAAATCGTCCATGATGCTGCCTGAGCAGCAGGAGTACATAATATCATCGATATCTGATATCGGCCCCAAGGCTGCCAGGAGTCTGCTCATGCATTTCGGTTCCGTAGAGAACGTCATCAAGGCAGACTATGAAGATCTCCTGAAGGTAAAGAACATCGGGCCAAAGACTGCAGGCAGGATAAGGGAGATAGTTTCCAGTGAGTACAAATAA
- the glyS gene encoding glycine--tRNA ligase encodes MDRYEQVIELAKRRGFLWNSFELYGGTAGFYDYGPLGSTLKRRIEQIWRDLYVIHEGYMEIETPTVGIEDVFVASGHVGGFSDPLCECTKCGEAFRADHLVSHILEGADALSNLELDRLIREHMVKCPECKGDLGEAYEFNLMFKTLIGPGTGRQGYMRPETAQGMFVDFLRLARFYREKLPFGATQIGKSYRNEISPRQGVIRLREFTQAEAEIFIDPVDKSHPNIKRFADTELNLYSDAAQERGSMDKMTLGQALEQGIIAHEFLAYQIGLTNLFLTRVGIASDRLRFRQHKKDEMAHYAMDCWDAEVGTDRFGWVEIVGIADRTNYDLSAHAAVSKTELTIYREYPEPKMVTRFVVKPDMGKLGPLFKGKAKMVAEALKALTREELEKEEIKVRVDAEEIIIPKDVVEFAEETVKVSGENIVPHVVEPSFGIDRIFYAVMEHSFDEEAVSSAEEGEEGEENRIVMRFRNEVAPVQVAILPLLTREELIGPAKDIESRLRERGLLVSYDDSGTIGRRYRRNDEIGTPYCVTIDYDTLKDMTVTIRERDGMKQVRTPVEGIEEVLYGLMYRGREFQSAGRAL; translated from the coding sequence ATGGATAGATACGAGCAGGTTATAGAACTGGCAAAGCGCCGGGGATTCTTATGGAACTCATTCGAACTTTACGGGGGAACCGCAGGGTTCTACGATTACGGTCCCCTGGGAAGCACACTTAAACGCAGGATAGAGCAGATCTGGAGAGACCTCTATGTCATTCATGAAGGATACATGGAAATAGAGACTCCCACTGTAGGTATTGAGGATGTGTTCGTGGCCTCGGGACATGTGGGAGGTTTCTCCGACCCACTCTGCGAATGCACCAAATGCGGCGAGGCTTTCAGGGCCGATCACCTTGTCAGCCACATCCTGGAAGGCGCCGATGCGCTCTCCAACCTTGAGCTGGACAGGCTCATCAGAGAGCACATGGTAAAGTGCCCTGAGTGTAAAGGAGACCTGGGGGAAGCCTATGAGTTCAACCTGATGTTCAAGACCCTGATAGGACCAGGCACAGGCAGGCAGGGATACATGCGTCCTGAGACTGCCCAGGGAATGTTCGTGGATTTCCTGAGGCTTGCACGCTTCTATCGTGAGAAGCTGCCCTTCGGTGCCACACAAATCGGAAAATCATACAGGAACGAGATCTCTCCCAGGCAGGGAGTCATCAGGCTCAGGGAATTCACCCAGGCCGAAGCTGAGATATTCATTGATCCCGTTGACAAGAGCCACCCCAATATAAAGCGGTTTGCAGACACAGAACTTAACCTTTACTCCGACGCTGCTCAGGAAAGAGGCTCAATGGACAAGATGACTCTCGGACAGGCGCTTGAGCAGGGCATCATCGCCCACGAGTTCCTTGCATACCAGATCGGCCTCACAAACCTCTTCCTCACAAGGGTGGGCATTGCTTCCGACAGGCTGAGGTTCAGGCAGCACAAGAAAGACGAGATGGCCCACTATGCCATGGACTGCTGGGATGCGGAGGTTGGCACTGACAGGTTCGGCTGGGTCGAGATCGTGGGAATAGCCGACAGGACTAACTACGACCTTTCAGCCCACGCTGCAGTGAGCAAGACAGAGCTTACCATATACAGGGAATACCCGGAACCAAAGATGGTCACCCGCTTTGTTGTCAAGCCTGACATGGGCAAGCTGGGACCACTCTTCAAAGGTAAGGCAAAGATGGTTGCCGAAGCCCTTAAGGCCCTCACGAGAGAGGAGCTTGAAAAGGAAGAGATCAAGGTCAGAGTGGATGCCGAGGAGATAATTATCCCTAAGGATGTCGTGGAATTTGCAGAAGAGACCGTTAAGGTAAGCGGAGAGAACATAGTGCCCCATGTTGTTGAACCTTCCTTCGGTATCGACAGGATATTCTATGCGGTCATGGAGCATTCATTCGATGAGGAGGCAGTGTCCTCAGCCGAGGAGGGAGAAGAAGGAGAGGAGAACAGGATCGTCATGAGATTCAGGAACGAGGTCGCTCCTGTGCAGGTAGCCATCCTGCCCCTGCTCACAAGGGAGGAGCTCATCGGCCCTGCAAAGGATATCGAGTCCAGGCTCAGGGAAAGGGGACTGCTCGTATCCTATGACGACTCGGGAACCATCGGCCGCCGCTACAGGAGGAACGATGAGATCGGTACCCCGTACTGTGTCACCATCGATTATGATACCCTGAAGGATATGACCGTGACCATACGCGAGCGCGACGGTATGAAGCAGGTCCGCACTCCGGTGGAGGGTATCGAGGAAGTGCTCTACGGATTGATGTACAGGGGCAGGGAGTTCCAGAGTGCAGGCAGGGCACTCTAA
- a CDS encoding 2-amino-3,7-dideoxy-D-threo-hept-6-ulosonate synthase, with translation MSEIGKSVRMERIFDRNTHRTIIIPMDHGVGAGPIRGIIDLPATVNKVAEGGANAVLGHMGLPKHGHRGYGRDVGLIIHLSASTSLGPDPNHKVLVTTIEEAIKVGADAVSVHINVGAEDEAEMLQDLGRVARQCDEWGMPLLAMMYPRGAKVTSEHDVEYVKHAARIGAELGADIVKTNYTGDIDSFREVVKGCPVPVVIAGGPRMETEKELLEMVYDSVQAGGRGVAIGRNVFQSNDPTKLVSHISKILHEGYTVEEVLKV, from the coding sequence ATGAGCGAAATTGGCAAATCCGTAAGGATGGAAAGGATATTCGACCGTAACACGCATCGTACAATAATAATACCTATGGACCATGGTGTAGGTGCCGGGCCCATCAGGGGGATCATTGATCTTCCCGCCACGGTGAACAAGGTAGCTGAAGGAGGGGCCAATGCCGTACTCGGGCACATGGGACTTCCGAAACACGGTCACAGGGGGTACGGAAGGGATGTAGGACTTATCATCCACCTGTCCGCTTCCACCTCACTGGGACCGGACCCAAACCACAAGGTGCTGGTGACAACCATTGAAGAGGCTATCAAGGTAGGCGCCGATGCCGTGTCAGTGCACATCAATGTAGGTGCAGAGGATGAGGCTGAAATGCTCCAGGATCTTGGCCGGGTGGCCCGCCAGTGCGATGAATGGGGAATGCCGCTGCTCGCCATGATGTACCCCCGCGGGGCAAAGGTAACATCCGAGCACGATGTCGAGTACGTAAAGCATGCAGCAAGAATAGGCGCGGAGCTTGGTGCAGATATCGTCAAGACGAATTACACCGGAGATATAGACTCCTTCAGGGAGGTCGTGAAAGGATGCCCTGTACCTGTTGTGATAGCAGGCGGCCCGCGCATGGAGACCGAGAAGGAACTGCTTGAAATGGTCTATGATTCCGTCCAGGCAGGCGGAAGAGGTGTCGCCATTGGAAGGAACGTGTTCCAGTCAAATGACCCCACAAAGCTGGTATCCCACATATCCAAGATCCTCCACGAAGGATACACTGTGGAAGAAGTCCTTAAAGTATAA
- a CDS encoding deoxyuridine 5'-triphosphate nucleotidohydrolase produces the protein MTMLSRDQLRERIAWETPLVENMIDKDTQLQPNSVELTLRTVESLKGLGAVDFDNSQRQVPQSENLEFDSGGWILLAPGTYKVTFNEIVNIPLDLAAIARPRSSLLRCGVTVESAVWDSGYRGRSESMLVVYNPYGFRVRKNARLLQLVFYSLQSKVEQGYNGRYQHENI, from the coding sequence ATGACGATGTTATCAAGAGACCAACTGAGAGAAAGGATCGCCTGGGAAACACCGCTTGTCGAGAATATGATCGATAAGGATACGCAGCTGCAGCCCAACAGCGTGGAGCTGACCCTCAGAACTGTGGAATCATTGAAGGGGTTGGGAGCTGTGGACTTTGACAACAGCCAGAGGCAAGTCCCGCAGAGCGAGAACCTCGAGTTTGACAGCGGGGGATGGATACTGCTGGCTCCCGGAACATATAAGGTGACGTTCAATGAGATCGTGAACATACCCCTTGACCTTGCCGCTATCGCAAGACCAAGGTCAAGCCTGCTGAGATGCGGCGTGACAGTGGAATCTGCTGTATGGGACTCGGGATACAGGGGAAGAAGCGAGTCCATGCTTGTGGTGTATAACCCCTACGGGTTCAGGGTCAGGAAAAATGCACGCCTCTTACAGCTTGTTTTCTACAGCCTTCAGAGCAAGGTTGAACAGGGTTACAACGGCAGATACCAGCATGAGAATATCTGA
- a CDS encoding FAD-dependent oxidoreductase: MAGNKETEYALPGMPESYWIATTQESRYPSLSGDIDVDVAIIGGGIVGVTSALLLKDAGLSVALIEAGRMLHGVSGQTTAKVTSQHGLTYERLISDFGEQQALQYAESNQAAIEKIASLVNSYNIDCDFMRKPAYVYAGSEASAGKIEREVEAASSLGIPASFEETPPLPFETYGSVRFDDQAQFHPRKYLCALARKIPGEGCHIFENTRVHKIEGEGPVTVKTENNGLIKAQDVIQATHFPIHDKPGMLFYRLYQSRTYLLGTHIEEPFPEGMFINAEQPSRSLRSQPDGDSELVLVVGEGHRTGEGGNTRDYYRHLEEWIRSIYTVNSIDYHWSTQDVITADNIPYIGRITSESKHSYLATGFRKWGMTTGTVAAMIISDMILDRDNPWAEVYNPSRLKPVESAKNLIFQTLESGKGLVGARILPVPEDASHIAPGKGDIVKIRGERVAAYRDDQGVLHTLDPSCRHMGCIVSWNDAEKTWDCPCHGSRYNIRGEVVHNPAVHGLKEKETQE; encoded by the coding sequence ATGGCTGGCAATAAGGAAACGGAATACGCTCTTCCTGGGATGCCGGAATCCTACTGGATAGCGACCACACAGGAGTCCCGCTATCCTTCTCTGTCGGGGGATATTGATGTGGATGTGGCGATCATCGGAGGAGGCATCGTAGGTGTTACCTCTGCACTGCTTCTTAAGGATGCAGGTCTGTCGGTAGCTCTCATTGAAGCAGGCCGGATGCTGCATGGCGTGAGCGGGCAGACCACGGCAAAAGTTACGTCCCAACATGGGCTGACCTATGAACGCTTGATCTCGGATTTTGGAGAACAGCAGGCACTACAGTATGCCGAATCCAACCAGGCTGCGATAGAGAAGATCGCTTCCCTTGTTAATTCCTATAACATAGATTGTGACTTTATGCGCAAGCCCGCATATGTTTATGCAGGTTCCGAAGCTTCAGCGGGGAAGATAGAAAGGGAAGTGGAAGCAGCCAGCAGCCTGGGTATTCCTGCCTCCTTCGAGGAAACGCCTCCTCTGCCTTTTGAGACCTATGGTTCTGTGCGCTTTGATGATCAGGCCCAGTTCCACCCGCGCAAGTACCTCTGTGCCCTGGCAAGGAAGATACCGGGTGAAGGATGCCATATATTTGAGAATACACGCGTTCACAAGATCGAAGGTGAGGGACCCGTAACAGTAAAGACCGAGAATAACGGGCTCATCAAGGCCCAGGATGTGATCCAGGCCACACATTTCCCTATCCATGACAAGCCAGGGATGCTGTTCTACAGGCTTTATCAGTCACGCACATACCTGCTGGGAACGCACATTGAGGAACCTTTTCCTGAAGGTATGTTCATTAATGCTGAACAGCCCTCCCGTTCTCTGCGCTCCCAACCTGATGGTGACAGCGAACTTGTGCTTGTAGTGGGAGAGGGCCACAGGACAGGAGAAGGCGGTAACACAAGAGACTATTACAGGCATCTGGAAGAGTGGATCAGGTCCATCTATACTGTCAACTCCATTGACTATCACTGGTCGACGCAGGATGTCATAACCGCTGACAATATTCCCTACATAGGAAGGATCACATCTGAGAGCAAGCACTCCTACCTGGCGACAGGATTCCGTAAATGGGGCATGACCACAGGTACGGTGGCTGCGATGATAATAAGCGACATGATCCTTGACCGGGACAATCCCTGGGCTGAGGTATACAACCCTTCCCGCCTCAAGCCGGTCGAATCCGCAAAGAATCTCATCTTCCAGACCCTGGAGTCGGGCAAGGGTCTTGTGGGTGCCAGGATCCTTCCAGTACCGGAGGATGCCTCACACATAGCGCCCGGAAAAGGTGATATAGTAAAGATCCGGGGTGAAAGGGTTGCTGCCTATCGTGATGACCAGGGTGTTCTCCATACCCTTGATCCTTCATGCAGGCACATGGGCTGCATAGTTTCATGGAACGATGCTGAGAAGACTTGGGACTGCCCATGCCACGGTTCACGTTATAACATCCGTGGGGAGGTCGTCCACAATCCTGCAGTGCACGGATTAAAGGAAAAGGAAACACAGGAATAA
- a CDS encoding cupin domain-containing protein → MKGFSINIEDATLENDNFRKVLYTSKHSQLVLMSLRPMEEIGMEVHEENDQFFRFESGQGKCIIDGNEYELADGVAVVVPAGAQHNVVNTSKTEDLKLYTIYSPAHHKDGIVRATKEEAEANEAEFDGKTTE, encoded by the coding sequence ATGAAGGGATTTTCAATCAATATCGAAGATGCAACGCTTGAGAACGACAATTTCCGCAAGGTCCTCTACACATCAAAACACAGCCAGCTGGTGCTCATGAGCCTCAGGCCCATGGAAGAGATCGGCATGGAAGTGCATGAGGAGAATGACCAGTTCTTCCGTTTTGAGAGCGGACAGGGGAAGTGCATAATTGACGGCAATGAATATGAGCTCGCTGACGGTGTGGCAGTGGTCGTACCTGCAGGCGCACAGCACAACGTCGTCAATACTTCGAAAACTGAGGATCTGAAACTTTATACTATCTACTCTCCGGCCCACCACAAGGATGGCATCGTGCGTGCCACAAAGGAAGAGGCCGAAGCTAACGAGGCGGAATTCGACGGGAAGACAACTGAATAA